Proteins encoded by one window of Manis pentadactyla isolate mManPen7 chromosome X, mManPen7.hap1, whole genome shotgun sequence:
- the LOC130681993 gene encoding transcription factor SPT20 homolog has translation MERALEQALEGVECATGSAPQTPPQTEQSSPEEKSLHEKLYDIYVERGGQEPGVTEELRDIVNLLEKLVRKELLACLLVSIYPEKGGYSVILKGEKGSSYLETINLPYVVGELLDYLHGEELPPILEDILEDSQVKIFYWGCVVTEIQDYRFPGFPGPRGYQSRYVLLHSTMKTLACDQQSKTSENQKWTQQDKLVCESQLLLTTAEPPCLGPPRSGAEVTTGPMKRGIKRCCSPSLNGQEELSLFPLPHELSPLPLCHKTNESEAGEQHDLISNVESSVDMWQQNPRDYNITSKADVEKYAEELEKFLENDDPNWPIFDKDYDSIFDWESGNLPQTTELDSVKPLDDPVSLGKESSGKEVRGETQLAFLHNFKNEDSVFSGSKELVHKNLGRCPCQMCHSSSGSASLSQPSPGRDIEQPETVVAQASVLGEEVTQPPPGITLSSSSSQSSSHNSLLPQQASSSLQSPAPAPARAQESSVEVNQGNYLLATTLPSASSSQSVPATQAIANCVSRNIIREGDHVGGDQAVLSGPRSTQGSSCPTWAPAEVKPDIPPSEACPQNAAPAAPQPPYQVSSR, from the exons ATGGAACGAGCTTTAGAACAAGCTTTGGAGGGTGTGGAGTGTGCCACTGGCAGTGCCCCACAGACACCTCCTCAAACGGAACAGTCTTCTCCTGAGGAAAAATCTCTTCATGAGAAACTTTACGACATTTACGTTGAGCGAGGTGGACAAGAGCCTGGGGTTACAGAGGAATTAAGAGACATTGTGAATTTGTTGGAGAAGCTGGTTAGGAAAGAGTTGCTGGCGTGTTTACTAGTCAGCATATACCCAGAAAAGGGGGGATATTCTGTGATACTCAAGGGGGAAAAGGGCTCGTCATATTTGGAGACCATTAACCTGCCTTATGTGGTAGGGGAATTACTCGATTATTTACATGGAGAAGAATTGCCCCCCATTTTGGAAGATATTCTGGAAGATTCTCAGGTTAAGATTTTTTACTGGGGCTGTGTGGTAACAGAAATACAGGACTACAGATTTCCCGGTTTCCCAGGGCctcgtggttaccaaagcagGTATGTTCTCTTACACTCAACGATGAAGACTTTAGCCTGTGACCAACAGTCCAAAACCAGTGAGAACCAGAAATGGACCCAGCAAGACAAACTTGTATGTGAGAGCCAACTGCTTTTAACTACTGCTGAACCACCGTGCCTAGGTCCTCCTAGATCAGGAGCAGAGGTGACCACAGGGCCGATGAAGAGGGGCATCAAGAGGTGTTGTAGCCCCTCTCTGAATGGGCAGGAGGAGCTGTCTCTTTTTCCATTACCTCATGAGCTAAGCCCATTACCTTTGTGCCACAAAACCAATGAAAGTGAAGCAGGTGAGCAGCATGACCTAATTTCTAATGTAGAAAGTTCTGTGGATATGTGGCAACAGAATCCCCGTGACTATAACATAACTTCTAAAGCAGATGTTGAAAAATATGCTGAAGAATTGGAGAAGTTTTTAGAAAATGATGACCCAAACTGGCCAATCTTTGACAAAGACTATGATTCTATATTTGACTGGGAATCTGGCAATCTCCCCCAGACAACAGAGCTGGACTCGGTTAAGCCACTTGATGATCCAGTTAGCCTTGGAAAAGAAAGTTCAGGTAAAGAAGTCAGAGGTGAGACACAGCTGGCTTTCCTCCACAACTTCAAGAATGAGGACTCAGTGTTCAGTGGGTCCAAGGAATTGGTCCATAAGAACCTTGGCAGGTGTCCATGCCAGATGTGCCACAGCTCCAGTGGCTCAGCCAGCCTCAGCCAACCTTCCCCAGGGAGAGACATAGAACAGCCTGAGACCGTGGTGGCTCAGGCTTCAGTCCTGGGGGAGGAAGTCACACAGCCACCTCCAGGCATCACACtttcctccagctccagccagaGCTCCTCGCATAACAGTCTTCTTCCACAGCAGGCCAGCAGCTCTCTTCagtctcctgctcctgctcctgctcgtGCCCAGGAAAGCTCTGTGGAAGTGAATCAAGGTAACTACCTTCTTGCCACCACCCTGCCCAGCGCCAGCTCATCACAGAGTGTCCCCGCCACCCAGGCCATCGCCAACTGTGTCAGTCGGAACATCATCAGAGAAGGTGACCATGTTGGTGGAGACCAGGCTGTGCTGAGTGGTCCCAGATCCACGCAGGGCTCCAGCTGTCCGACCTGGGCTCCTGCAGAAGTCAAGCCCGACATCCCACCCTCAGAAGCTTGTCCACAAAATGCAGCACCCGCTGCACCGCAGCCTCCTTATCAG GTCTCAAGCAGGTAA